The Actinomycetes bacterium genome contains the following window.
GGCGTCCTCGGCGCGCACGGGTCCTCGGCGGGTGCGGTGCTCCGGAGCGGTCGTGACGATGCGTCCGGTGCGCACGCCCGCCCGCATCAGCCGGACCAGGTCCGCCCAGAGCGCCTCCCACCGCTCCCGCGCCACCTCGCGGCCCGGGGTGAACGGATCGAGACGGGCCCGGAACAGCACCTCCGCGCGATAGACGTTGCCCACCCCCGCGAGCACGGTCTGCTCCATGAGCAGCCCCGCGACCGGCTGGCGGCTGCGATGCAGCCGCGCCCACGCCCGCTCGGGGTCGCCGTCGGCGCGCAGCGGGTCGGGGCCGAGCCGCGCCGTCAGCGCGGCGGCCTGCGCGGGGTCGACGACCTCGCAGGCTCCCGGTCCCCGCAGGTCCGCCCAGTGGGTCTGGCCGACCAGGCGCATCCGGACCAGGCCCCGCGGCTGCGGCGCGGGCAGCGGCCCGAGCGTGAACGAGCCGTAGAGCCCGAGGTGGACGTGCACCAGCCGGTCGTCCGCGAAGACGTAGAACAGGTGCTTGCCGTAGGCGTCGGTACCCCGCAGCTCCCGGCCGTCGACGAGCTGGGCCCCGGCGAAGCGGCCCTGCGGGCTGCTGACCCGAAGCGGCTCGCCGGCGAACACGCGAGCGTGCTCGAGCGCCAGCCGGCGGATGGTGTGGCCCTCGGGCACGCGCGCCATCCAACCTCAGCCAGCCTCAGGCAGCCGGCTCCTCCAGCGGGTGGCGGTCCCGGGACCGCTTGATCTCGAAGAAGCCGTCCGTGCCCGCGACGAGGCGGACACCGTCCCAGAGCCGCCCGGCGGCCTCGCCTCGCGGCGGCGGGGTCACCACCGGGCCGAAGAACGCCGCCCCGTCCACGTGGATGACCGGGGTTCCCACGTCCTGGCCCACCGGGTCCATCCCGGCGCGGTGCGAGGCCCGAAGTGCCGCGTCGTAGGCGTCCCCGTCGGCGGCGGCGATCAGCTGCTCGGGGAGGCCGACCTCGCGCAGCGCCTCCGCGATCGCGGCCATGGCCTCCGGCCGCTCGTCGCCCTGGACGTGGTAGCGGGTCCCGAACGCGGTGTAGAGCGGGAGCAGCACGTCCTCGCCGTGCTCGACGGCGGCCGCCTCGAACACGCGGACCGGGCCCCAGGCGCTGTCGAGGAACCGGCGGTAGGACTCCGGCAGGTCGCGGCCCTCGTTGAGCACCGCGAGGCTCATGACGTGCCAGCGCACCCGGACGGGACGTACCTGCTCGACCTCCAGCATCCAGCGCGAGGTGACCCACGCCCAGGGGCACAGCGGGTCGAACCAGAAGTCCGCGGTCGTCGTGGTGGTGGCCATGGCCGGCGCTCCCGATCTTTGAATACGCAACTTTCTACCCATCCTAAGCACCGGTCCCCGCGCGTGCAGCGCGGCCTTTCGTCTAGCGTTCAGGGGTGACCGGCCTGAACCTGACCCGTGACGAGGCGCGCGAGCGCGCCCGGCTGCTCGACGTCGACACCTACGAGGTTCGGCTGGACTTCACGACCGGCGAGAAGACCTTCGTCTCCGACACCCTGGTCCGGTTCCGCTGCGGCGAGCCCGGTGCCGCCGTGCGCATCGACCTGACGGCCGAGGCGGTCCGCTCACTGACGCTCAACGGCGCCGACCTCGACCCGGCGGCGCAGGCCGCGGAGGGGGGCCTTCGCATCGACGGGCTGGCCGCCGACAACGAGCTGCGGGTCGTCGCGGACTGCCTCTACATGCACACCGGGGAGGGGATGCACCGCTTCGTCGACCCGGTCGACAGCGAGGTCTACCTCTACACGCAGTTCGAGGCGAACGAGGCGCACCGGGTCTTCGCCTGCTTCGACCAGCCCGACCTCAAGGCAGCGGTCTCCTTCACCGTGGACGCGCCCGCCCACTGGACCGTGCTGTCCAACGAGCCCGTCGCCGGGACGGAGGCGCTGCGGGAGGGCGTACGGCGGACCCGGTTCGCGCCGACCCCCCGCGTCGCGACCTACATCACCGCGATCTGCGCGGGCCCGTTCTTCGGGATCACCGACACCTACGTCCGCCCGGACGGCTCGAGCATCCCGCTGGGCTTCTACTGCCGCGCCTCGCTGGGCCAGTACCTCGACGCCGGCGAGCTGGTCGAGCTGACCCAGCAGGGCTTCGCGTTCTTCGAGGACCAGTTCGGCCGGCGCTACCCGTTCACCAAGTACGACCAGGTGGGCGTCGCGGAGTTCAACGCCGGGGCGATGGAGAACTCGGGGTGCGTGACCTTCCACGAGGACTACTTCGTCTTCCGCAGCCGGGTCACGGATGCGCTGCGGGACACCCGCGCGAACACGTTGCTGCACGAGATGGCGCACATGTGGTTCGGCGACCTCGTGACCATGCGCTGGTGGGACGACCTGTGGCTCAACGAGTCCTTCGCGGAGTTCATGGCCTACCACTCCGCGGCGGAGGCCACCCGCTTCCGCACGTCGTGGACCTCCTTCGCGACCGGACGCAAGGCTTGGGGGTACCGCCAGGACCAGCTGCCCTCGACGCACCCGATCGTGGCCGACGCCCCGGACATCGAGACGGTCAAGGCCAACTTCGACGGGATCACCTACGCCAAGGGCGCGTCCGTGCTTCGCCAGCTCGTGGCCTGGGTCGGCCTCGAGGAGTTCATGGCGGGGCTGCGCGCGTACTTCGACAAGCACGCCTGGGGGAACACGACTCTCGCCGACCTGCTGGTCGAGCTGGAGGCGACGTCAGGACGAGACCTCACCGTGTGGTCGAAGGATTGGCTGGAGACCGCCGGCTGCAACACGCTGCTGCCCGAGACGACCCTCGCCGCGGACGGGACCTACACCGAGGTCGCGGTGGTGCAGGAGGCGCCGCGGGAGCACCCGACGCTGCGCTCGCACCGGCTCGCGATCGGCCTGTACGACCGGGTCGGGGACGCCCTCGTCCGCCGCCGCCGCGTCGAGCTCGACGTCGAGGGCGCCCGTACGAGCGTCCCGGAGCTGCTCGGCGAGGCCGAGCCCGACCTGCTGCTGCTCAACGACGACGACCTCACCTTCGCGAAGATCCGGCTGGACGCCCGCTCACTGGCGACGCTGACCTCCGACCTGGCCCGCCTCGAGTCCTCCCTGGCCCGGGCGCTGTGCTGGAGCGCCGCGTGGGACATGGCCAGGGACGCCGAGATGCGCCCGCGCGACTTCGTCACCCTCGTCGCGAACGGGGTCGGCGGGGAGGGCGACATCACGACCGTCCAGACGGTGCTGCGGCAGGCCACGGCGGCGATCGACCTCTACGTCGACCCCTCGCACGCCGGGGCCTCCCGCCACGACCTCGCCGCGTCGCTGGTGGCGCTGCTGCACGCGGCCGAGACGGGCAGCGACCTGCAGCTCGCCTACGCACGCGCGCTCACCGGCGTGGCGTCGACGCCGGAGGAGCTGGATCTGCTGGGCCGGATCCTCGACGGCTCGGAGGTGATACCCGGGCTGGTCGTCGACGCCGACGTGCGCTGGGCCCTCCTGCGCCGCCTCGTCCAGAAGGGCCGCCTCGGGGACGCGGCGATCAACGCCGAGCTCCAGCGCGACGCGACGGCCAACGGCCAGCGGCAGGCCGCCACGGTGCGAGCCGCACGGCCGACGCCGGAGGCGAAGGCGTACGCGTGGCGGCAGGTGATGGAGGCCGACGAGCTGCCCAACGCCCTGCAGATGGCGACCATCCTCGGCTTCTCCGACCCGACCCAGCCCGAGCTCCTGCGGCCCTACGTCGAGCGATACTTCTCGACCATCACCGAGGTCTGGCGCACGCGCACCCTCGAGATGGCGAGCAACCTCGCGATGGGCCTGTTCCCGGGCCAGTTCGTCGAGCAGGAGACCGTGGACGCGGCGAACGCGTTCCTCGCCGACCCCGACGTACCCCCGGCGCTGGCCCGGCTGGTCGCCGAGGGCCGCGACGGCGTCGAGCGAGCCCTGCGCGCTCGCGCCGCCGACCGCGCCTGACCCGGAGTCCGGGCACGCGCTGTCAGACGTTTCGGGCGCCCAAGCGCACGAACTGCCTGACAACGGGGTCGGGCTCCCCCGCCGCACGTGAGCTGTCAGACGTTTCGGGCGCCAGAGCGCACGAGCTGCCTGACAACCCGCTCCGCTCCCGGGCCCGCTGGGTCGGGCTCGATTTCCCCTGTGGACGGTGACCACGGGGACCTCGTGTGGCGGGCCACCATCGAGGGCATGGCCGCCACTCCACTCGGACTCATCGACTCTCTCGCCGCCACCCAGGACGGCGTCGTCAGCCGAGCCCAGCTGCGCGAGCTCGGTGTCTCCCGCCACCAGGTCCGCGACGCGGTGCGCGCGCGCCGGTGGCGGCTGGTCGGTCACGCGGTGGTGGTCCACCGGGGACAGCTGACCCGGCAGGCCCGGTGGTGGGTCGCCGTGTTCCACCTCGGCCCCGGCTCGATGCTCGCCGCCTGGACGGCCGCCGAGGCGGCCGGCCTGACCGGGTTCACCGTCGACGCCGTGCACGTGGTGGTCCCCCGGGGGCACCGGATCCGCGCGCTGCCGTGGATGAGGGTGCACGAGTCTCGTCGGCTGCACGCCGACGATCGACGCCAAGGGACGCCGCTGCCGCAGGTGCGGGCGGCACGAGCCGTCCTGGACCTGGCGAGCTGGTCGACCAAGACCCGTGTGGGGTTGGCCGCGCTCGCCGCCGCTGTGCAGCAGGGCATCGTCACCGTGGATCAGCTCCGGGCCGAGCTGGCCGTCGCCGGGCGCATCACGCGGGCCAGGCTGATCGAGAAGACCCTCCACGACATCGAGGGCGGGGCGCAGGCGCTCTCGGAGATCGACTTCGCCGTCCTGTGCCGCCGCTATGGGCTGCCCGAGCCGGTACGCCAGGTGCGGCGGATCGACGCCTCAGGGCGTACCCGCTACCTCGACGTGTGGTTCCGGCGCGCCGACGGCCGCGTGGTCCACGTCGAGATCGACGGGGCCGTGCACCTCACGCCGCTGAACTGGTGGGACGACATGGACCGGCAGACCGACCTGGCGATCGCGGAGGACGCTCTCGTCGTACGGATCGCCTCC
Protein-coding sequences here:
- a CDS encoding DNA-formamidopyrimidine glycosylase family protein; its protein translation is MPEGHTIRRLALEHARVFAGEPLRVSSPQGRFAGAQLVDGRELRGTDAYGKHLFYVFADDRLVHVHLGLYGSFTLGPLPAPQPRGLVRMRLVGQTHWADLRGPGACEVVDPAQAAALTARLGPDPLRADGDPERAWARLHRSRQPVAGLLMEQTVLAGVGNVYRAEVLFRARLDPFTPGREVARERWEALWADLVRLMRAGVRTGRIVTTAPEHRTRRGPVRAEDA
- a CDS encoding DsbA family protein; the protein is MATTTTTADFWFDPLCPWAWVTSRWMLEVEQVRPVRVRWHVMSLAVLNEGRDLPESYRRFLDSAWGPVRVFEAAAVEHGEDVLLPLYTAFGTRYHVQGDERPEAMAAIAEALREVGLPEQLIAAADGDAYDAALRASHRAGMDPVGQDVGTPVIHVDGAAFFGPVVTPPPRGEAAGRLWDGVRLVAGTDGFFEIKRSRDRHPLEEPAA
- the pepN gene encoding aminopeptidase N — translated: MTGLNLTRDEARERARLLDVDTYEVRLDFTTGEKTFVSDTLVRFRCGEPGAAVRIDLTAEAVRSLTLNGADLDPAAQAAEGGLRIDGLAADNELRVVADCLYMHTGEGMHRFVDPVDSEVYLYTQFEANEAHRVFACFDQPDLKAAVSFTVDAPAHWTVLSNEPVAGTEALREGVRRTRFAPTPRVATYITAICAGPFFGITDTYVRPDGSSIPLGFYCRASLGQYLDAGELVELTQQGFAFFEDQFGRRYPFTKYDQVGVAEFNAGAMENSGCVTFHEDYFVFRSRVTDALRDTRANTLLHEMAHMWFGDLVTMRWWDDLWLNESFAEFMAYHSAAEATRFRTSWTSFATGRKAWGYRQDQLPSTHPIVADAPDIETVKANFDGITYAKGASVLRQLVAWVGLEEFMAGLRAYFDKHAWGNTTLADLLVELEATSGRDLTVWSKDWLETAGCNTLLPETTLAADGTYTEVAVVQEAPREHPTLRSHRLAIGLYDRVGDALVRRRRVELDVEGARTSVPELLGEAEPDLLLLNDDDLTFAKIRLDARSLATLTSDLARLESSLARALCWSAAWDMARDAEMRPRDFVTLVANGVGGEGDITTVQTVLRQATAAIDLYVDPSHAGASRHDLAASLVALLHAAETGSDLQLAYARALTGVASTPEELDLLGRILDGSEVIPGLVVDADVRWALLRRLVQKGRLGDAAINAELQRDATANGQRQAATVRAARPTPEAKAYAWRQVMEADELPNALQMATILGFSDPTQPELLRPYVERYFSTITEVWRTRTLEMASNLAMGLFPGQFVEQETVDAANAFLADPDVPPALARLVAEGRDGVERALRARAADRA